The genomic window CGCAGGTTCTCGGCCACGGTGAGGCCGGGGAACACCGCCTTGCCCCCGGGCATCTGCACCAGCCCCAGGCCGACGATCTGCTCGGTCTCCAGGTAGGTCACGTCGTGGCCGTCGAAGCGGATCGAGCCGCGCGTCGGGTGCTCGAGCCCGCTCACGGCGCGGAGCAGGGTCGACTTCCCCGCCCCGTTGGTGCCGAGCAGGGCCAGCACCTCCCCCTCCTCGACGTCGAGGCTCACGTCGAACAGCACCTGCAGGTTCCCGTAGCGGAAGTCGAGGTTGCGGACCTCGAGGAGGTTGCGGACCGGGGAGTTGCGCCGGGCCGCCGACTCCTCCGCCTCCCGGATGTCGGCCGCCACGGCGGCCAGATCGCCACGCACGTGGCGGGCCCCGAGGGCGATCAGCGCCCCCGCCAGCGTGCCCGGCACCGCCAGGAGGGTGATCGCCAGCCGGGCGCTGGTGGCATCGGCGATGGCCCCGAAGATCACCCCGCCGAGGAAGCCGCCCAGCACGAGGATGAAGATGCCGAGCATGGCGAAGCTCAGGGCCCGCAGCCGGGGCGGCGAGGTGGCGGCCAGGATCAGCCGCAGCGGCGCCACCATCAGGCCCACCCCGGTCGTGGCCACCACCTGCACGATCACGACCAGCGCCAGCACCGGCAGGTACAGCGCCCCCGCCGACACCACGCTGTAGGCCACCAGGCCGCCCCCGATCACCACCACCGGCCACGACGGGTCGAAGCGGAACAGGCGGTCCCCCACCACCCCGCCGAGGAGCAGCCCGACCAGGTTCCCGATCCCGATGACCGAGAAGATCAGCCCCCGCCCGAACGGCCCGACCCCCCACTGGTCCTGGAGGTAGGTACTGATCAGCACCGGCCCGCTGACCAGGGCGAAGCCCATCACCCCGATCCCGAGGTACAAGTAGCGCAGGGTCCGGATGTCGAAGAGGCGGCGCATGCCCGTGGCGAGGGGGATGCGGGGCTCGTCCTCGGCGGCCTCGCCGCCCGTCGTCGTTGTGGCGGTCGGGGCCGGGGCGGCGCCGTCCTGTGTCGTCGTGACCACGCCCAGCCGCTCCATCGCCCCCCGCTCGGGGTCGCGCAGCCGGGTGACGGCCACCGCCGCCACCACGCCGAGCGGGGCCACGGCGAGGAACGCCCAGCGCCATCCCGCCGATCCCGCCGCCAGGGCGGCGATGCCGCCGGTGAGCGCCGGCCCCACCACGAGGGCCACCGGCTGGGCCAGCTGGTGGCCGGCGTAGGCCCGGCTGCGGGCCTCGACCGGGTAGTAGTCGGCCACCAGGCTGCCGTGCACCGGCTCGATGGCGGCCTGGCCCAGCCCGGTGAAGACCCGGGCCAGGGTCAGCTGCACGGCGCTCGTCACCAGCCCGGTCCACGCCACGAACACCGCCCACACCGCGGCGGCCGCCGCGGCCAGCCGGATCCGTCGCCCCCGGTCGGCCAGCACGGCGAAGGGCACCGCCGCCGCCACGACCAGCACGGCGCTGACTCCGTTTATCCCGTTGATGGCGGCCTGGCTCAGGTGGAAGGTGCGCCGGATGTCGGGGGCCAGGGTGGCGAAGGCGGTGCGGTCGAGGTTGTCGACGGCGTTGACCGTGGCCAGGGTCAACAGCGGGGCCAGGCCCCACTTGGCGAGGACGGTGCGCAGCGGTGCGCCCCCGCCGTCGCGCTCCAGGCCGGGAATGGCGGTGTAGTCGAAGCCGCCGGGGCCGGCTCCCGCCGCCCTGTCCCCGGCCGCCTGCTCCCCCGCCGCCGCCTCGGCCAGGCGGCCGGCCAGGGCACCGAGCTCGCCGCGCTCGCCGCGCTCCGGCGCGTCCACGGCCACGGACGGCGCTCTCAGAACCAGTTCTTGAAGCAGCCGGGCGCCAGCTGGTGGAACTTGTCCGCCTGCCAGCCGCCGCTGGCCTCGGCGTGGTACTGGTCCACCGACAGCTCGTCGGAGCCGTCCCACTTGGCGGGCCCGAACGAGGCCGAGCAGTACCCGACCTGCTCGCTCCAGGCGCCGGTCTTGCCCATCTGGAGCCCCCACTGGGCGCGGGTGGGGTTCGGTCCGGCCCGCTTGGCGGCGTTGGCCCACAACAGGATCTCCGAGCCCAGCTCGTAGTTGGTGAGCTGCTGCTCCTGCTGGGACATCTCGCTGCTGCCGTTGGTGGAGTAGCCCTGGGGGTAGGTGCGGTCGTAGACCTGGTCGGCGTACTTGGTGAAGGCCGTCACCGGGTAGTGCTGGGGGTTGATCCCCGCCAGGGTGGTGCCCAGGCACTCGGTGCCGTTGAAGGCCTGGGGCGGATAGGTGGTGGTGACGAAGTCCTCGCACCCGAAGTACTCGTCGGTGTCGGTGTAGCGCGGGAACCACTGCTGGTTCTGGGCGTACTGCATGAACTGGGTCTTGAAGATCAGGTTCATGTCGAAGATCACGAACGTCACGCCCTTGGTGCGCATGTCGAGCACGGCGTTCTGGATCTGGGCCAGGGCCTGGTTGCTGTCGCTGGCCAGCTTGACCACGTCGGTCGGGTGGATGCCGTTGCGCGCCAGCGCCGGCAGCAGCGTGCCGGTGACCGAGGGGGCCACGTTCGGGATGTCGTGGTAGATGACCCCGACCTTGTCGGTGCTCCGCACGTAGCCCGAGCTGGCCAGCCACTTGGCCTGGTTGAGGAACAGGCGGTCCTTGTTCATGAACGTGGCCCACAGGTACGGGGCCGACTGCGGGTACCACGACGCCGGCTCGGGATCGGTGCTGATGAGCGGGGTCTTGTTCTCCTTGGCGATGCAGAGCTGCGCCGTGGAGTCGTAGCCGCCGGTGGTGATGACCGAGAAGACCTTCTGGTCCTGGGTCATCGTCTTGCACCCCGCCGTCATGTCGTTGGTGTCCAGGACGTCGAAGGTGTAGTTGTAGTTGGTCAGCTGCCGGCCGTCGATGCCGCCGTTCCGGTTGAGCTCGTT from Acidimicrobiales bacterium includes these protein-coding regions:
- a CDS encoding ATP-binding protein, which produces MAVDAPERGERGELGALAGRLAEAAAGEQAAGDRAAGAGPGGFDYTAIPGLERDGGGAPLRTVLAKWGLAPLLTLATVNAVDNLDRTAFATLAPDIRRTFHLSQAAINGINGVSAVLVVAAAVPFAVLADRGRRIRLAAAAAAVWAVFVAWTGLVTSAVQLTLARVFTGLGQAAIEPVHGSLVADYYPVEARSRAYAGHQLAQPVALVVGPALTGGIAALAAGSAGWRWAFLAVAPLGVVAAVAVTRLRDPERGAMERLGVVTTTQDGAAPAPTATTTTGGEAAEDEPRIPLATGMRRLFDIRTLRYLYLGIGVMGFALVSGPVLISTYLQDQWGVGPFGRGLIFSVIGIGNLVGLLLGGVVGDRLFRFDPSWPVVVIGGGLVAYSVVSAGALYLPVLALVVIVQVVATTGVGLMVAPLRLILAATSPPRLRALSFAMLGIFILVLGGFLGGVIFGAIADATSARLAITLLAVPGTLAGALIALGARHVRGDLAAVAADIREAEESAARRNSPVRNLLEVRNLDFRYGNLQVLFDVSLDVEEGEVLALLGTNGAGKSTLLRAVSGLEHPTRGSIRFDGHDVTYLETEQIVGLGLVQMPGGKAVFPGLTVAENLRAGAYRLRHSATAVDTGMARVEEMFPVLAARRDQLAATLSGGEQQMLGLAKALMLQPRLLCIDELSLGLAPAVIEQLLETVRTLNAAGTTIVIVEQSVNVALSLATRAVFMEKGQVRFSGPARDLLERPDLLRSIFLAGAEAATP